CGCGAGCTGCAATTTTTTGCTGAAAACAAATGACTTAAGTAGGTTTGTTTTGCAAAAAGCTATTCTTCGAAACCTTTTGAAGAGCCTCCCAAGAAAAAGTTGGGGAGCACATCTGACCGCCACCAGGGAGTCTCCCAGGGATAGGAGCGACGTTGCAGGACTGCTGATTGCACAGAAGAGTTAAGTCAACAAACCCTTTCGTTGCGCCGGCAAAAGCGAAGCAGGTTCTAAGTTAGACGCCCTCTCGCAGCCTGTCCGACATCGTCGCGAGCGCCTGGAAATGGATGCAGTCTCGAGCAATTGAATCTGGAAAATAGGCCGGGGCCGAGGACCTAAAGATCCGAGGCTGAGAGTGCGGCACGACCAGCGCAAACGCGGAGATGGCTGTCCAGAGTGCGCTTCGACGCCCTTGTTCATATCTGTTGCAAGTTAATGCTGCGGCGTCAGTTGTAGCGATACTAAGTAAAAATCCTTAACCGATTTTTTCCCTCCTGTTACCTGACTCGCTGTATTGAGCCCCGCGCTTAGCTCCGCGAGACTGTTGAGAGCAGCCAGCAACATTGAGTCTGCTTGCAAGGTGAAATTGAGGACAAGGGAGAGGGCTGTGAAGATAAAACCTGCACTTTTCGCTGCTGCAGCGTTGGCGGTGTTTGTTACCGCGATGCCTGCGCACGCGGATATCATGTTCGAACTGAAAAATGATCCCCAGCCTAACGAGGAAAACATCCTGCTGGGCTCTGGGACGACGGGAACGTTGCTGACTGGCACTACCAATCAGTCTGGGCTCATTGTCAACTTCAGCTCATCGCAAAACCTGGCAGAACCCTCATCTGGACAAGCCCGAGTCTCGGCTAGTCCGGAAGGGACTCCATTAACCAACCTATCGATCGCGCTCGCCAGCGGCCAGACTTACAATGACCTGATCATCAATCCGTTCATTGGGGGGTGTCAAAACTGTGCAGGTGGTTCGTCTACAATTACCGTGCACGCTCTTGACAGTCATGGTAACCCTGAGCCTCTAGCCTCACTGGTCTTCACTGCGGCGAACGGCAACAACTTCGTGACCATCTTCGCCACCAACGGAGAATCCATTCTGAGCACCGACATCAGTGTTCCTGGAGGGTTCAATGATCTCCGCCAGCCGCGAATCTCTGGGCCATTCACTGCGGTTCCCGAGCCGGCCAGCTTAATGTTGCTCGGTGGTGGATTGCTCGGGCTCGCAGGAGCGATTCGCAGGAAGATCATGAGAGTTTCCTGAACGAGGCAGTGTCCTTCTAGTTTCTCCGATGGTACCCAGAGGACTTCGACAGTTATTCTGAACGCGATGTCGAGCGTAATCTGGGTACCAATCTGTTTTCGAGTACGCCAGTGGAAATCGCCTGCAATCTTACCCAATAACTCAGGAGTACATATACCTAGCTCATTTGACCCCCGGGTTACTGCCGTTTATTCTCAGCCTGGCAGAAAGAAAGGTGCAGACTTGCAGGCTTCCTCTCGCTCTGATTTCACTCGGTAGGAGATTATGACTATGAGCACTGCTACCCGCACGGTGGCGGAGAGCTTGAAAGATAAGATCGCAGCGCGAACGGCCAACGTGGGCATTCTGGGGCTGGGCTACGTGGGGTTGCCGCTGGCGCTGCTGTTCAGCGAAGAGCGCTTTCCGGTGACGGGGTTCGACGTTGATCCGAAAAAAGTCGACACGCTGGCGCGGGGTCAGTCCTATATCGTGCGCATTGAAGCGCAACAGATTCAGCAGGCGGCGGCGCGCGGGTTTCATGCCACTGGCGATTTCTCCCGCATCAGTGAGATGGATGCGGTGGTCATCTGCGTGCCCACGCCCCTGGATGAATACCGCGAGCCGGACATGAGCTACATCGTGGCCACGGCGGAGACAATTGCCCCGCATCTGCGGCCGGGGCAGCTAGTGGTGCTGGAGAGCACGACCTATCCCGGCACGACCGAAGATGTGCTGGTGCCGATCCTGGAGAAAGGGAACAAGTTGGGGCTGAAGGCGGTGCGGGCAGGGAACGAGACAGGCAGTTTCTACGTAGCGTTTTCTCCCGAGCGCGAAGATCCGGGAAATACGGAAGTGGCGCGGCGGGACATTCCCAAGGTAGTGGGCGGCCTGGAAACAAACGCGACCGATCTGGCAGCGGCGCTGTACGGCTCAATCTTCCGCCGCACGGTGGGTGTCTCCAGCCCGGCAGCGGCGGAGATGACCAAGCTGCTGGAGAATATCTATCGCTGCGTGAATATCGCACTGGTGAATGAGCTGAAACTGCTTTGTCTGCGCATGGGGATCGACATCTGGGAGGTCATCGAAGCTGCCAAGACCAAGCCTTTCGGCTTCCAGGCGTTCTTCCCCGGACCCGGGCTGGGCGGGCACTGCATCCCGGTGGATCCTTACTATCTCTCCTGGAAGGCAAAGGAATACGACTTTCAGACGCGCTTCATCGAGCTTGCCGGCGATGTGAACACGGCCATGCCTTACCACGTGGTGCAATCCGTGGCGAAGGCGCTCAACCAGAGAAAGAAGGCATTGAACGGGTCGAAGGTGTTGGTGCTAGGAGTGGCGTATAAGAAGGATATCGACGATCTGCGGGAGTCGCCGTCACTGACCATCATCGAGCTGCTGCACAAGGAAGGGGCGGAGGTGCGCTATAACGATCCCTACTTTGCGTTTGTGGGCAAGGGACGCAAGTATGATCTGCAGATGAAGAACACGCCGCTGGAAAATCTGGGACAATACGATTGCGTGCTGATCGTGACCGATCACAGCGATTACGACTACCGGCGGATCGTTCGCGAATCGCAACTGGTGGTGGATACCCGCAACGCCACCAAGGGGATCGACTCCCCCAATATCGTGCGCTGCTGAGGGCACAGAGAATTGCGTCAATTCAGAGCCCGGTGCGCGAGTCGAAATTCCTGGATGAAGGATACCGAAGCGAATGTCAAATTATCTGATTACAGGGGCGGCCGGTTTCATCGGCTCTTCCCTGGCCCACGCATTGTTGGAGCGGGGTGAGAAGGTTCGCGGAATCGACAACTTCATAACCGGCAAACGCAATAACATCACCGACATTCAAGGCAGGATCGATTTCCGCGAGGCCGATTTGCTGGACCTGGAGGCGATGCGCGCCGCCTGCCAGGATATCGACTATGTCCTGCATCAGGCGGCCATTCCGTCCGTGCCCGTTTCGGTCGAGGATCCGATTAATACCCATCGCTCCAACGTGGACGGCACGCTGAATCTGCTGGTGGCCGCTCGGGATGCCAAGGTAAAACGCGTGGTGTATGCGTCATCGTCGTCGCTTTATGGCGATACTCCAACCCTTCCCAAGCACGAAGGGATGTTGCCCGATCCGATTTCGCCATACGCGGTGTCTAAGCTGAGCGGCGAATACTATATGAGTTCATTCCATCGGGTGTACGGGCTGGAAACGGTATCGCTGCGCTATTTCAACGTGTTTGGCCCGCGGCAGGATCCTACATCCATGTACTCGGGAGTTTTGGCGATATTCATCACCAAAATGCTGCGCGGGGAAGCGCCAACGATCTTGGGGGATGGAGAGCAGAGCCGCGATTTCACCTACATCGACAATGTGGTGGCGGGGAATCTGCTGGCCTGTTCGGCGCCCGTCAGCGAGGCTGCCGGCAAGGCCTTCAACGTAGCGACGGGAATCCGGGTCACCCTGAACCACACATACCAGGTGCTGCAGCAGATTACTGGTTTCACGAAACCTGCCAAGTACGCGCCGGAGCGCGCTGGAGACATCAAGCACTCCCTGGCGGACGTGACTTTAGCCGAGAAACACCTGGGCTATCGGACCAGGGTTAAGTTCGAGGATGGGCTCGCGCGAACCGTCGCCTGGTATCGCGAGCAAGCTGCCAACACCGAAGCTATCCCCGCTGCTTCGCCTAAGTAGGGTTCGGCGGGGGCAGTTGAACGGATGCTAAAATGCGGCGTAAGTCACTCATGCATATTCTGCACGTAGTAGGGGCCCGTCCGAACTTCATGAAGCTTGCGCCGGTTCACCAGGCGTTAACACACCATTCGTCGGTCCGCCAGACCATCGTTCATACTGGTCAACACTATGACGTGAACATGTCAGATGTGTTTTTCCAGCAGCTCCGGGTGCCCCCGCCAGATATCAACCTGCAAGTCGGGTCAGGCAGTCACGCGCAGCAGACGGCTGAAATCATCTGCCGCTTTGAACCGGTCCTGCTGGAGCAGAAGCCGGATTATGTCCTGGTGTATGGGGACGTGAATTCGACGGTGGCGGCTGCTTTGGTCTGCTCTAAACTCGGAGTCAAGGTGGCGCACGTCGAGGCGGGGCTGCGGTCCTTCGATCGCTCGATGCCGGAAGAGATAAACCGGCTGCTTACTGATCAATTGGCCGACCTCTTGTTCACCCCCTCGGAGGATGGCAATCGCAATCTGGCCCGAGAAGGCATAGATAATGCCAAGATCCATTTAGTCGGCAATGTAATGATCGACACACTCATTCGCATGTTACCGGAAGCACAGAAACATGTGCCGCCGGAGCTGCCTGAGCGGTTTGTCCTGGTGACCTTGCACCGCCCGTCAAATGTCGATGATCTGGATTGGCTGAAACGAATGCTGAACAGCCTGGAAGGTCTGAGTTCGGCGTTGGTGGTACTGTTCCCGGTGCATCCTCGCACTCGACAGCGGATGGCACAGGTCGGGCTCAATGGTTTTCATAAATGTGGCCTGCGACTGATGGACCCGCTGCCTTACATGTCCTTCCTGGCGCTACAGCAGCGGGCGACGTTAGTGATCACCGACTCAGGCGGAATCCAAGAAGAGACAACGTACTTGGGAACACCGTGCCTCACGGTCAGAGAAAACACTGAACGCCCGGTGACGGTCGAGATCGGCACCAATGTGCTGGTAGGACGGAAAGTCGAACGAGTACGGAGTGAGGCCCAAAGGATTCTGCTTGGCGAAGCAAGAAAGGGAAAGATCCCGCCGCTCTGGGACGGGCACGCCGCTGAGAGGATCGCGGAGATCATTAGGTCGAGCC
The genomic region above belongs to Terriglobales bacterium and contains:
- a CDS encoding nucleotide sugar dehydrogenase — encoded protein: MSTATRTVAESLKDKIAARTANVGILGLGYVGLPLALLFSEERFPVTGFDVDPKKVDTLARGQSYIVRIEAQQIQQAAARGFHATGDFSRISEMDAVVICVPTPLDEYREPDMSYIVATAETIAPHLRPGQLVVLESTTYPGTTEDVLVPILEKGNKLGLKAVRAGNETGSFYVAFSPEREDPGNTEVARRDIPKVVGGLETNATDLAAALYGSIFRRTVGVSSPAAAEMTKLLENIYRCVNIALVNELKLLCLRMGIDIWEVIEAAKTKPFGFQAFFPGPGLGGHCIPVDPYYLSWKAKEYDFQTRFIELAGDVNTAMPYHVVQSVAKALNQRKKALNGSKVLVLGVAYKKDIDDLRESPSLTIIELLHKEGAEVRYNDPYFAFVGKGRKYDLQMKNTPLENLGQYDCVLIVTDHSDYDYRRIVRESQLVVDTRNATKGIDSPNIVRC
- a CDS encoding SDR family oxidoreductase; this encodes MSNYLITGAAGFIGSSLAHALLERGEKVRGIDNFITGKRNNITDIQGRIDFREADLLDLEAMRAACQDIDYVLHQAAIPSVPVSVEDPINTHRSNVDGTLNLLVAARDAKVKRVVYASSSSLYGDTPTLPKHEGMLPDPISPYAVSKLSGEYYMSSFHRVYGLETVSLRYFNVFGPRQDPTSMYSGVLAIFITKMLRGEAPTILGDGEQSRDFTYIDNVVAGNLLACSAPVSEAAGKAFNVATGIRVTLNHTYQVLQQITGFTKPAKYAPERAGDIKHSLADVTLAEKHLGYRTRVKFEDGLARTVAWYREQAANTEAIPAASPK
- the wecB gene encoding UDP-N-acetylglucosamine 2-epimerase (non-hydrolyzing); the protein is MRRKSLMHILHVVGARPNFMKLAPVHQALTHHSSVRQTIVHTGQHYDVNMSDVFFQQLRVPPPDINLQVGSGSHAQQTAEIICRFEPVLLEQKPDYVLVYGDVNSTVAAALVCSKLGVKVAHVEAGLRSFDRSMPEEINRLLTDQLADLLFTPSEDGNRNLAREGIDNAKIHLVGNVMIDTLIRMLPEAQKHVPPELPERFVLVTLHRPSNVDDLDWLKRMLNSLEGLSSALVVLFPVHPRTRQRMAQVGLNGFHKCGLRLMDPLPYMSFLALQQRATLVITDSGGIQEETTYLGTPCLTVRENTERPVTVEIGTNVLVGRKVERVRSEAQRILLGEARKGKIPPLWDGHAAERIAEIIRSSQH
- a CDS encoding PEP-CTERM sorting domain-containing protein → MKIKPALFAAAALAVFVTAMPAHADIMFELKNDPQPNEENILLGSGTTGTLLTGTTNQSGLIVNFSSSQNLAEPSSGQARVSASPEGTPLTNLSIALASGQTYNDLIINPFIGGCQNCAGGSSTITVHALDSHGNPEPLASLVFTAANGNNFVTIFATNGESILSTDISVPGGFNDLRQPRISGPFTAVPEPASLMLLGGGLLGLAGAIRRKIMRVS